GTAGATGTCAATAGGAAGACGGAAGTCTTAAGATTATGCcagtaaaatttgaaaaggattcAACAACGTAAAGAGGAGTTATGATACATTTATTAAAAACACGCATGGTAAACGACTCATAAAAGTATTCGAATGCTAcatgtattattaaattatttaatattaatattttgttggacCACCTTTAGCAGCTATAATGTCTCTTAGCCGACGTTCCATACTAGAAACCAATGATTTTGTAAAACTACACTCAATGGAGTTccatatttctataattttatttttcagtgtttgctttgatgttatttgaaatttatttaatctttTTCCGATTTCAGCTCATAAATTTTCAATCGGATTTACGTCTGAACTTTGCGGTGGAGTAATTAACATGTGTGGTGTGTTATAGACGATCCATTCTTTTACAATTCTAGCAGTATGCTTCAGATCTTTATCTTGTTGGAAGTGGAAATCTTCCAATAATCCTAGTTTACTGGCACTTTCTTTaagattattctttaaaatatttaaatacttatatttatcaagtattccgtcaataaatattaaatttccggTGCCACTGGCAGTAATACTCCCCCATACCATAACCGATCCATCTCCGTGTTTCATTGTTTGATGCAAATGTCGAATTTCCAATTCTGTATTTGGTTTTCTCCACACATAATTTTGACTATCTGagccaaaaatattaaactttgcACCGAATGTAAACATCAttgctaaatgaaaatattggtACGTTCACTTGATGTTAGGATATTGTTTCAGTAACAGTAACGTAAAAGTGTGCACAATAGTATTTAAAATGAACACCAAAACGTCTGAAAAGTGTGAAAGAGAAATAATATTATGATTGCACGAGGACGGCAAATCGTCTAACGAGATTGCCGGGATTGCGAACAGAAGTAAGTCTGCAATACATTATATCATAAAAAAGTCAAAGAATGAGGAAACACTTGCAAACGAAGCTCGATCAGATGGACCAAAGAAATAGACTGGAAGAGAGgagaaataaaatagaatcCTACTATATCCGCTCCTCAACTCGCAAATATGGTAGCTGATATGTTTCATAAAGAAGTTCACCCGGAATTATGTCGACGAATCTTACGAAACGATGATTTTCATGTCAGAGTACCGCGAAAGAAGCCATATATTAATACAGTAAATTGTAAAAAAAGATTGACTTTTGCGAAAACCTACATTAATAAAGATAATTCTTTTTGGGATAAAGTCATCTTTTCGGACGAGtcaaagtttaatatttttggttCAGATGGTAAAAATTATGTGTGGAGAAAACCAAATACAGAATTGGAAATTCGACATTTGCATCAAACAATGAAACACGGAGGTGGATCGGTCATGATATGGGGGTGTATGGCTGTCAGTGGCAccggaaatttaatattttttgacgaaatacttgataaatataagtatttaaatattttaaagaataatggcAATTCTGTATTTAGTTTTCTCCACACATAATTTTTACCATCGGagccaaaaatattaaactttgaCTTCGTCCGAAAAGATGACTTTATCCCAAAAAGAATTATCTTTATTAATGTAGGTTTTCGCAAAAGTCAATCTTTTTTTACGATTTACTGCATTAATACATGTttttgttcggccacccctgggaaaaattttaatgggggattctagaggccaaaataaaacgaaaatcaggaataccaatttgttaattgaagcttcgttaaaaagttattaatgtttaaagtaccgcccaaactgaatttttttctcgaaaatgcgcaagatttcgagggtatgtctattcaccaaaaatgattgtaattgacccccacaactaacaatattttttccaaaacgaattgaaatttttttttctgtcgaaaaatttcacacctcgaatttttttctagaaagtgggtagaatttcgagggtatgtctattcacaaaaaatgattgtaattgactcccgcaatcgaaaataatttatcccgaacgatttgaaatttttttttttcgtcgaaaaatttaggtacctaattagattttcggtaaggaatttttttctcgaaagtgcgttggatttcgggggtatgtgtaatgaccaaaaatgcttgtaattgacccctgtaattaaatataatttttttagaatgatttgaaaatttttttttccgtcgaaaaatttcacaatttctcgaatttttttctagaaagtgggtagaatttcgagggtgtgtctattcaccaaaaatgattgtgattgacccccgcaatcgaaaataatttttccagaacgatttgaaattgttgaatttaattgttaataactttttaacgaaacctccatcaacaaattggtattcttgattttcgtcttattttgatctctagaattccccattaaaatttttcccaggggtggccgaacaccctgtatatggcttCTTTCGCGGTACTCTGCCATGAAAATCATTGTTTCGTAAGATTCGTCGACATAATTCCGGGTGAACTTCTTTATGAAACATATCAGCTACCATATTTGCGAGTTGAGGAGCGGATATAGTAGgattctattttatttctcCTCTCTTCCAGTCAATTTCTttggtcgacctgatcgagcttTGTTTGCAAGTTGTTCCCTCATTCTTTGACTTTCTTATGATATAATGTATTGCAGACTTGCTTCTGTTCACAATCCCGGCAATCTCGTTATACGATTTGCCGTCCTCATGCAATCGTAATATTATTTCTCTTTCACACTTTTTGGTTTTAGACGTTTTGGTGTTCATTTTAAATACTATTGTGCACACTTTTACGTTACTGTTACTGAAACGATATCCTAACATCAAGTGAACGTACCAATACTTTCATTTAGCAATGATGTTTACATTCGGTGCAAAGGAAGATGAAAAACTATCAACAGTGTTACAGCATTCGAATACTTTTATGAGTCGCTTACCATGCTTGTTTCTAATAAATGTATCATAACTCCTCTTTACTTTGTTgaatccttttcaaattttactgGCATAATCTTAAGACTTCCATCTTCTTATTGACATCTACTTGTTTCAGCAAATTACTTTAATGTACATTATttcggccattcaagtttgcatgtgtaagcgttcgaatactttcgtgagccaCATATATTACTCAACACCTAACCACCGGTGATGATAACTACCGCCAACGCTCAAAATTAGATAGTATAGCGCATCTGGCGGGGCGCACATGTGTGAGTAGTAAGCACTTAATTTCAGGATCTACCTCgtacataattatattttatatttacgatACCTTTTAAAATGCACTTGCGGGCTTCTTCAGCTTCGTATCTCAATCCAGCACTATTAGTAAAATTGAATTTATGGCCACCCTCTGGGAGAGGTACATCGACTACAGTACCACTAGGGAGTGATACTGTCGTAGGGCACCAAAATTGCGGAATTGTTATTATCCCTTTTGTTCCAAATATATAAGCTTCGTTTGGTAAAAAAGTCAGGGAACTGGTGGTTATAGTTGCAGTACGATTGTCCTTGTAATAGAAATTTGCAGATACAAATTTATCGATGCCTTCTTCATTTAAACAACCACTAGCTCGTACAGAATGAGGTACATCATCGTTAAATATGAAACGGACGAACTGTATTGCATATACACCCAAGTCTAATATTGTACCACCTCCTAATTCTTTTTtcctaaacagaaaaaaaataaatttttttatatggTAGGTTTGTCTTTAACGTGCTAAAAAACTAGGTAAAAGAGACACATGCCCTTTCTTGACAAATAACAGAGTCTTCTAATAGAAAATAGGAGGAATAAATATGTAGACGAGAACGTTTTGAAGATTCTATTGGAATAAAACTCGCATTAAACAATTAGAAAGAATCATCTCAATCTACCATTTATCGACAACTGAAAAAACTAGAAATAGTCATAAAGTAATTTAACAGAGACAAACGCACAAAAGCATAATAAAAACAGTTATAGCAGCATTGTACGTTGAATAATTGACTAGAgaataagaaaaattgaaagACCAGCACTCGTCGATCTAAAGGACGTTGTGCTTTTTCATTTCGATGCTAAACCATGTATGGCAACAGTCACCCAAGAAACAATTTTGGAATTAGGACGATCCGTTTTACCTcataatttatacatatattttacaCGTTTAATGAAATAGATCACAGAATAAACGTAAAATAAATGTTGCAAACGTACATAAGTCTTTCCACTTCCGTTAAATCGAATCCAAAAGTTACCATAACTTGGTGAACTTCTCCGATACTTCCAGAGTCAATCTCTTTTCTAACAGCTTCATATACAGGAAAACATCTACTCCAAATACCTTCCATCAAAAATAGTTTCTTCTGCTTcgctaaattaattaattccgTTGCTTGTTTTAAATTCATACATAAAGGCTTTTCGCACAAAACATGTTTTCCATGATTCAACATTAATTTTGCAATCTCAAAATGTTGAGGGTTTAACGCTCCGATATATACAATATCTGTAACAAAGAATAAGCacaaaatgtataataaaatattttccatataatatttagcaattttataaaatatttatgtaaATCATGCTATTTCAACTAAAGAAAAAATGTTCTCTTCTACTTATTACACTCTGATGAACGaatacatttcttcaagtatcttcgagttttaatttttttggtacaaataaatacaccatataGTTGTCGATATTTCTAGTGCTAAATGTAATTAACACTAAAAAGACTGAAACTTAGTATACATATACCTATATTGCccaaaagcagtcaaaatgactgcattgtgtttaaaattaatttttaatattttttatattatttacagtCATACAACAAGTTATTAGtaagtattaaaaataaaaaaaatttacttcatttggaaaaaaaaataatttatgcatTATTGTTTGTACATTTTAAGCAAATGAAAGTGGAAATCTTTTTATGTGTACATCTTCCGCAAACATACTTttgacatttttcacatatattatttgttttgttaTTGTGGCAAAGTCGTacttgacaaatttttcgtttgtTAGAATATGCTGTATTTGATGATGTTGCAGTTGATCTTTGTGGGTCTTCATGTTCTGATGAATTTTTCTGTCTTGCAACTCTGTAATCGGAGGAAAGCTATTCTGCTAATTGAAACAAGAACTGTTTTTATTGTATTTGTATTCCTGTCGTTTCTTTGTAAAGGATCCGAGCATTTATAGCAGCcaagtctaaaatattgataaatatttggggGGGCCATCTACGAGAACTAGATTTCATTGTATATTTTCTGGCCATTTGATCCGTCATATCAACTCCAAATTTTGTTTTGTTATGAAATTGAATACAGTCcggtaacatttttttattacttttatcaattttcacaattgatatatacagggtgttctgccacccctaggaaaaattttaatctgggattctacaggccaaaataagacgaaaatcaagaataccaatttcttgactgaggcttcgttaaaaagttgttaacaaaattaaattaaaaaattttaaatcgttttgaaaaaattattttcggttgcgggggtcaattacaattatttttggtcattagacataacctcgaaatcttacccactttcgagaaaaaaattcgagtaggtactaaaatttttagccgaaactaaaaaatttcaaatcattttaaaaaaattattttcggttgcaaaggtcgattacaatcatgtttggtcattacacatacctccgaaatcgtacgcattttcgagaaaaaaattccttactgaaaatctaatcaggtgcctaaatttttcgtcgaaaaaaaaaaaatttcaaatcgttttgaaaaaattattttcggttgcggggggcaattacaattatttttggtcattagacataacctcgaaatcctacccacttcctagaaaaaaattcgagaaggtgtgaaatttttcgacgaaattaaagtatttcaaatcgttctgaaaaaatattgttagctgtgggggtcaattacaatcatttttggtcaatagacataacctcgaaaacttgcacattttcgagaaaaaaattcagtacgggcggaactttaaacgctaataactttttaacgaagcctccatcaacaaattggtattcttgattttcgtcttattttggcctctagaatcccttattaaaatttttcccaggggtggccgaacaccctgtacagtgGGTGTCAGTTAAAATCGTACACCGTGATATGTACATACTAGATATCCGCTTGAAAAACATTGTTATTAATGCATTTactatgaaaatattttagatatagATATACTAAtatgtttttatttaatacaCGATGGCTATAAATGAAAATCTTTATTTGTAATCATGGAattaaacatatttaaaaataacgtaCTGAAATGACCAGTCACTAAAAATCTTACAAGTTGGTACGACTGTAATTATTCGGGGAATACCCCATGTTTTTGATATGTAGTGTTGGTAGCCCTTTGTTTCCTTTATCATTCTAATGTTTTAATAAGCAAACTCCACAAATTAGTGTGCACTGgatgtaaaataataaaaatgaaacaaaattctATTGAAGATCAAAACTTGGTTATTTatcaatataaaaataagaaaagttATAATGAAATTTCTCAAATTATAAACAGAAGCAGAAGTACAATCCAATATAGTATACGTTCAACTTTCTTGGTCACTATCACCGGAGTCATATGCATACGCTCAATTTTGTTGGTAATTATTATCAGTCTTACAGGTCcatgtatttaaaattatatgaaaTAGTCTGGTTCGGCCTGTCATAAACCGGAGATTAAAACATCAGGCACCTTGAGATCTTACCAGCTAAGTGCGGTTGaacgataaaataattaaactgtACCACTGGTATGAAAGGATCAAGGTGCCGTGATGATCAGTGGCAGAACGGAATGTTTACGTTAGATTAGGAAATGTAGATAACTATATTCATTTTCCAATCATTTTCCAACGGTCATACCATCAACATCATCAAGAAAAGCTCAAAAACGTTGCATCGTTTGTTTAGCTCAAAAGAATAGAAGAGAAACAATTTATCAGTGTGAAAATTGTGCAGTGGCTTTATGCattcaacatttcaaatactatcatactgcccaAAATAACTAATCAACATTTCCGCCATTATCAGTAATATACATGTATATGGACGTAATGCCCGTATTTGCAATTTATTTGTACTGAAATATGAAGTTTTTTTACTTGTAGTCATTTTTGtacttaaatataataaaaaaaaaattggcgATAAAGGccattttctcatatttcattatgatgcaaatgggttaaaTATTTGTGAGTGGAATTAAAATGTTCTCTGCAAAAACATAGACAAACCTccaaaaaaatgttaaaaaatatattaattctttTATACTTCTATAAAATAAATACTTCTTAAATACTTCTATAATTCTATATACTTTTCtgaaaaataatacatttttatataaacagtaTACAGGATGGGGCAGTATCTATTAGCACcatagatatcttcgaaactataagtttcacagaaatatttgctaaagtaaattgcacagtacgaagggcgctattgggtggcgataatagtttttttgcaggtggaggtacttcggacatttcaaggtcacatccatttttttaaatggatcggtatgtttttgcttccgtatcacgatagaggatcttaaaacgagttcaacgacctattacacaaggtcatcgaaggtcatagaaagtagagaaaggcgataatacttacggttttggtagtaaatgaaacatgtttatagtaggtgttcgaaatgatgaccatcactgtcaatgcaccgttggattctttttacgattgattgacttgcaaatcttacagcgtcagaacttattgatgcacaggctgcaataattcgctgttgcatatcgtgagatgtagttggtacttctttgtacactttctctttcagtgttccccacagaaagaaatctaaaggtgttatgtctggtgaacgagctggccacgatattggattcgaaatttttcatcgagttcccttcgcgcaatcgatgaataatgtgctgggcatccatcatgttgataccacatggtttgtcgtgtaaataaaggtaactcttctggcaaaagacccaatgtatccttaataaaattagcatagacgttgccattgaaatttccattgataaaataagatccaataatttgatcacctatgataccgcgccatacattcacagaccattgtttttgatgttcaacctgtcgcagccaatgtggattttccgctgcccataaatgcacgttatgcaaattaacattcctgtgatttgtgaatgttgcttgatcagtaaataaaacggtattaaaaaaaagctcattgttttgaatctgacgtatagcccatcgagaaaactcaacgcgattcatgaagtcgttcccatgcaattcttggtgaagactaacgtgatgtgacggtgcaaaatgcgaagtacgctcctcctactaatgccagattcgcgttcaatttgtcgccaactaatatgagaatttctagagcacaccgatttccatttcttcgttaattactcgtttctggcgttcacttttacgaacacttaaactaccggtttgcctaagtttatcatacacatttttaaatgtttgacgcgaaggctgagaccgatgtggatatcgttcagcatacaagtttgtcgcccttacagaattttgttggcattcgccataaataagaagcgtatcaacctgctcttgaaacggatacatcgtgccggattgaccgatttatcgatactaatcttatgatgtttatcttactctacaaactattaaagtgtccttcaagcagtgtttattctcagtgaagtaaacggtaagcattacgcattcctctactgttgacaatacgtatgtttcatttactaccaaaaccgtaagtattatcgcctttctctactttctatgaccttcaatgaccttgtgtaataggtcgttgaactcgttttaagatcctctatcgtgatacggaagcaaaaacataccgatccatttaaaaaaatggatgtgaccttgaaatgtccgaagtacctccacctgtaaaaaaactattatcgccacccaatagcgccctttgtactgtgcaatttactttagcaaacatttctgtgaaacttatagtttccaagatatctgaggtgctaatagttactgccccaccctgtataattcccTAATTAACTGTGACCTAATTTGAAATACAAATTAAGGTTTATActagtataaattataatagataATTATGAatgtaatattaattaaataaagaaaatatgtTATACTCATAAGGTGGGCGGGTACGTTTAAACGCATTTCGTTTCCGACGAATGGACTTGATGAAAAGAAGAAAGATACTGTACATACACTGTATGTCGTTCTTCTTTTTATCAGTCGTATTTGTTAAATATGTAACGCGTCTAAACGAATAATATAAATCGACCATTAACTGTATCTAAATACCCGATATGACTTACCAATGTCTTTGTTCTCAGCTAATTTTGTATAACTGTCATAAGCTTCTTTAATTTTGTGTAAGTTAGTAAAGGCTTGAGCTCGTGACAAATCCCTTGCAGCCGCAGCAACAACCACATGTTCAGATTCTGGTAATGTCCTTAAAGCCGTTACGAAATCATGAGATATTTTCCCAACGCTTACAATACCCCATTTAGTAGCCAtctgaaataaaagaaattaattaattaactaaAAGTTACAGGCTATTTTAtagtatatatacagggtgttcggccatccctggggaaaattttaataggggattctggaggccaaaataagacgaaaatcaagaataccaatttgttgatagagactttattaaaaagttattgacgtttaaagtatgtctattcaccaaaaattgttgtaattgactcctgtaactaaatataatttttttagtatgatatgaaattttttaatttcgtcgaaaaatttcacaccttctcgaatttttttctcgaaagtgggtaggatttcgggggtatgtctacccaccaaaaatgattgtaattgactcccacatccgaaaataatttttccagaacgatttgaaattttttttttttcgtcgaaaaaaagcaactaataagattttcggtaaggaatttttttctcgaaagggggtaggatttcgagggtatgtgtaatgaccaaaaatgcttgtaattgacccttgtaataaaatataatttttttagaatgatttgaaatttttttttcccgacgaaaaatttcacacctcgaattttttcctacaaagtgggtaggatttcaagggtatgtgtaatgaccaaaaatgattgtaattgactcccatatccaaaaataatttttccagaacgatttgaaatttttttttttttcgtcgaaaagagGCAACTaataagattttcggtaaggaatttttttctcgaaagggggtaggatttcgagggtatctataatgaccaaaaatgattgtaattaatctctgtaactaaatataatttttttagtat
This genomic window from Colletes latitarsis isolate SP2378_abdomen chromosome 8, iyColLati1, whole genome shotgun sequence contains:
- the LOC143344597 gene encoding trans-1,2-dihydrobenzene-1,2-diol dehydrogenase, coding for MATKWGIVSVGKISHDFVTALRTLPESEHVVVAAAARDLSRAQAFTNLHKIKEAYDSYTKLAENKDIDIVYIGALNPQHFEIAKLMLNHGKHVLCEKPLCMNLKQATELINLAKQKKLFLMEGIWSRCFPVYEAVRKEIDSGSIGEVHQVMVTFGFDLTEVERLMKKELGGGTILDLGVYAIQFVRFIFNDDVPHSVRASGCLNEEGIDKFVSANFYYKDNRTATITTSSLTFLPNEAYIFGTKGIITIPQFWCPTTVSLPSGTVVDVPLPEGGHKFNFTNSAGLRYEAEEARKCILKGMIESQKVSHNDSLLIAQLEDEIRKQVGVVYPED